One Candidatus Delongbacteria bacterium DNA segment encodes these proteins:
- the msrB gene encoding peptide-methionine (R)-S-oxide reductase MsrB: MSQNPTQAELKARLTPEQYRVTQERGTEAPYTGEFWNHHEDGRYTCVVCGALLFTSASKFDSGCGWPSFFTAENQQVRTQPDTSHGMQRTEIVCASCGAHLGHVFDDGPQPTGLRYCVNSASLDFEKK; encoded by the coding sequence ATGAGCCAGAATCCGACCCAGGCGGAGCTCAAGGCTCGCCTGACGCCCGAGCAGTACCGGGTGACCCAGGAGCGCGGCACGGAAGCGCCCTACACGGGCGAGTTCTGGAACCACCACGAGGACGGCCGCTACACGTGCGTCGTGTGCGGGGCCCTGTTGTTCACCTCGGCGAGCAAGTTCGACAGCGGCTGCGGCTGGCCCAGCTTCTTCACGGCGGAGAACCAGCAGGTCCGCACCCAGCCGGACACCAGCCACGGCATGCAGCGCACGGAGATCGTCTGCGCCTCCTGCGGCGCGCACCTGGGACACGTGTTCGACGACGGACCCCAGCCCACGGGTCTGCGTTACTGCGTCAATTCCGCCTCGCTGGACTTCGAGAAGAAGTGA
- a CDS encoding DUF2235 domain-containing protein: MRKLVVCCDGTWNTPDQDEGGVPVPTNVVRLSNALARQDEEGNAQLLYYHPGVGTEGSWWEKTKGGSVGQGLDQNIISAWRWLCRTWQPEDRLHLFGFSRGAFTVRSLATVLTTCGLPKLRELPDEAQWNLLESAFQLGYRERKPVAAWAGATVFQLAPADVRIHFLGVWDTVGALGIPDNLAILNLLDNHKRHAFHDTNLSDKVLQARHAVALDEERASFSPTLWVAPGREAEVKQVWFPGVHCDVGGGYEQTGLSDGALSWMIEEARAQGLAFRPDMLRQIHPNHQDVLHDSGGGLFKLLRTQPRSIPRLDAPGGADLHESARRRLAEPPIFQAPYRRTVALAPGENHRQEVYARERWNETGLWLEAGVAYEFRATGEWTDRKVACGPGGTKDGKFDKGELLHAAAGLWGRFEQLVKKAAKNEEADFWGTRRAEDLPWMALVGVVANGGNPSSDGTPAPHESFLIGESVRHVPGESGYLFCYANDAWNFYQNNRGSVRLTVTRGA; this comes from the coding sequence ATGCGCAAGCTCGTGGTCTGCTGCGACGGCACCTGGAACACGCCCGATCAGGACGAGGGCGGAGTGCCGGTGCCCACCAACGTGGTGCGGCTCTCCAACGCCCTGGCCCGCCAGGACGAGGAAGGCAACGCCCAACTGCTCTACTACCACCCCGGCGTGGGCACCGAGGGCTCCTGGTGGGAGAAAACCAAGGGCGGCAGCGTCGGGCAGGGCCTGGACCAGAACATCATCAGCGCCTGGCGCTGGCTCTGCCGCACCTGGCAACCGGAGGACCGCCTGCACCTCTTCGGCTTCAGCCGGGGCGCCTTCACCGTGCGCAGCCTGGCCACGGTGCTGACCACCTGCGGGCTGCCCAAGCTGCGCGAGCTGCCCGACGAGGCCCAGTGGAACCTGCTGGAGTCGGCCTTCCAGCTCGGCTACCGCGAGCGCAAACCCGTCGCGGCCTGGGCCGGTGCGACGGTGTTCCAACTGGCCCCGGCGGACGTGCGCATCCACTTCCTCGGCGTCTGGGACACCGTCGGAGCGCTGGGCATCCCGGACAACCTGGCCATCCTCAACCTGCTGGACAACCACAAGCGCCACGCCTTCCACGACACCAACCTGAGCGACAAGGTCCTGCAGGCCCGCCACGCGGTGGCGCTGGACGAGGAGCGGGCCTCGTTCTCCCCCACGCTCTGGGTGGCCCCCGGGCGCGAAGCGGAGGTCAAGCAGGTCTGGTTTCCCGGCGTGCATTGCGACGTGGGCGGCGGCTACGAGCAGACCGGCCTGTCCGACGGCGCGCTGAGCTGGATGATCGAGGAGGCGCGGGCCCAGGGCCTGGCTTTCCGGCCGGACATGCTGCGGCAGATCCACCCCAACCACCAGGATGTGCTGCACGATTCCGGCGGCGGCCTGTTCAAGCTGCTGCGCACCCAGCCCCGGAGCATTCCCCGGCTGGACGCCCCGGGCGGCGCGGACCTGCACGAATCGGCCCGGCGGCGTCTGGCGGAGCCGCCCATCTTCCAGGCGCCCTACCGGCGGACCGTGGCTCTGGCGCCCGGCGAGAACCACCGCCAGGAGGTGTACGCCCGCGAGCGCTGGAACGAGACCGGCCTCTGGCTGGAGGCCGGCGTGGCCTACGAGTTCCGCGCCACGGGCGAGTGGACCGACCGCAAGGTGGCCTGCGGTCCAGGCGGCACCAAGGACGGCAAGTTCGACAAGGGTGAGTTGCTGCACGCGGCAGCCGGGCTCTGGGGCCGTTTCGAGCAGTTGGTAAAGAAGGCGGCCAAGAACGAGGAGGCGGACTTCTGGGGCACGCGCCGCGCGGAGGACCTGCCCTGGATGGCCCTGGTGGGCGTGGTGGCCAATGGCGGCAACCCCTCCAGCGACGGCACGCCCGCCCCGCACGAGAGCTTCCTGATCGGGGAGAGCGTGCGCCACGTGCCCGGGGAGTCGGGCTATCTGTTCTGCTACGCCAACGACGCCTGGAATTTCTACCAGAACAACCGGGGCAGTGTCAGGCTGACGGTCACGCGCGGCGCCTGA
- a CDS encoding MFS transporter: MIRRPVSLSAFLVLWSGQALSLLGSQVVSFALIWWLTKTTGSASVLAGASLAGLLPQVLLGPWIGVWVDRWNRRRTLLLADLAVALATLALLLLFRAGLATPTAVFVVLVLRSVAGGFHGTAMSASTSLMVPERLLTRIQGLNQMLQGGSAIVAAPLGALALELLPMYGVIAIDLFTAACAIGPLLLIAIPQPPRAADPHARPADSWRELREGLAWLLPRRGLLLLMGLAALINLLLVPAFSLLPLFVREELRGGAPLLAALESAAGAGSVAGGLLLAVWGGFRRRIWTVQGGMLLTGLGVLLFGLTPSGLTVWALSCLLLVTVAAGLCNGALLAILQSRVDPALQGRVFSLLGSLSQGAAPLGLALAGPAADLAGLRPIFVTGGLVCALCGVGGLLSPALRQVEDSLPSAA; encoded by the coding sequence GTGATCCGCCGACCCGTCAGCCTTTCCGCCTTCCTGGTTCTCTGGAGCGGCCAGGCGCTCTCGCTCTTGGGCAGCCAGGTCGTCTCCTTCGCCCTGATCTGGTGGCTGACAAAGACCACCGGATCCGCCAGCGTGCTGGCCGGAGCCAGTCTGGCCGGCCTCCTGCCGCAGGTCCTGCTGGGGCCGTGGATCGGCGTCTGGGTGGATCGCTGGAACCGCCGGCGCACCCTGCTGCTGGCGGATCTGGCGGTGGCGCTGGCGACGCTGGCGCTGCTGCTCCTGTTCCGCGCCGGCTTGGCCACGCCCACGGCGGTGTTCGTCGTGCTGGTGCTGCGTTCCGTGGCGGGCGGATTCCACGGCACGGCCATGAGCGCGTCCACCAGCCTGATGGTCCCCGAGCGCCTCCTCACCCGGATCCAGGGACTGAACCAGATGCTGCAGGGTGGTTCGGCCATCGTGGCCGCGCCGCTGGGCGCGCTGGCCCTGGAGCTGCTGCCCATGTACGGCGTGATCGCCATCGACCTGTTCACCGCCGCCTGCGCCATCGGCCCGCTGCTTCTCATCGCCATTCCCCAACCTCCCCGCGCGGCCGACCCGCACGCCCGACCCGCCGACAGCTGGCGCGAACTGCGCGAGGGCCTGGCCTGGCTGCTCCCGCGCCGCGGCCTGCTGCTATTGATGGGCCTGGCCGCCCTGATCAACCTGCTGCTGGTGCCGGCCTTCAGCCTGCTGCCGCTCTTCGTGCGGGAGGAACTGCGGGGCGGCGCGCCGCTGCTGGCCGCGCTGGAGTCCGCCGCCGGCGCGGGGTCCGTGGCCGGGGGCCTGCTCTTGGCGGTCTGGGGAGGATTCCGCCGGCGGATCTGGACCGTGCAGGGCGGCATGCTGCTGACAGGTCTGGGGGTCCTGCTGTTCGGACTGACGCCATCCGGGCTCACGGTCTGGGCGCTGTCCTGCCTGCTGCTGGTCACCGTCGCCGCCGGACTCTGCAACGGCGCGCTGCTGGCCATCCTGCAGAGCCGGGTGGATCCCGCCCTCCAGGGTCGCGTCTTCAGCCTGCTGGGCAGTCTGTCCCAGGGCGCCGCACCCCTGGGATTGGCCCTGGCCGGCCCGGCCGCGGATCTCGCCGGCCTGCGCCCGATCTTTGTGACCGGCGGACTGGTCTGCGCGCTGTGCGGCGTGGGCGGCCTGCTGAGTCCCGCCCTGCGACAGGTGGAGGATTCCCTTCCTTCCGCCGCCTGA
- a CDS encoding cytochrome c3 family protein has protein sequence MTQLVRHSSARSRPGAGILLLSWLCLTALLPPAARAVVSRAEHSRDCVMCHIEWGDDYDRLSALLPPPSHRVLIDGQPARNSSEEMCWSCHDAYVCDDRDSFMKNDPHLSGKALGFKAGDLPLDLDGQVYCGTCHTPHSHTMGRKYEMSPFLRGNYLGSELCLNCHTGHSGGGANHPLHQPLAGGRGAELASGFAPRDRVECLSCHNMHSAHSTRLGSAENQTPLCAACHQPQLGIAATRHATGDGQGESCAGCHDVHAEAGTNLPRGDTVCLRCHSTSPGHGTSGWGHPLGVSPAASAGLPLRQGQVGCASCHDPHRWSATGEADTGQPGSPASSFLRRPDQAEQGLCQGCHPKESAILASDHGQGSPSFTAMAGDSVWRCSSCHDAHGERVLNGVTSGSAQLLALSPATRLCLSCHGESDAGLAGATGVGAFSHPLGLGVGALRPAWLPRNETDLIGCETCHDPHQWSPVGEAWSAGIDGGDQSSFLRSDNHAGALCLDCHTDKTPLLGSLHDRRGQPGASPNACAACHSPHQAATPALLSRAVAGNPAALLAESDWPADSREHNLTNWSPGASGCLACHHDSDSGQRVPGAWFHPSWDKGPLPALVPENHRDLHIDCRSCHDPHQPWRPDDAHGRAQFLTAQSRETLCSTCHGDEALWRYNYYHDPDRRRP, from the coding sequence ATGACCCAGCTCGTCCGGCACTCCTCTGCGCGCTCCCGTCCCGGAGCCGGGATCCTGCTGCTGTCCTGGCTCTGTCTGACCGCGCTGCTGCCGCCCGCGGCCCGGGCCGTGGTCTCCCGCGCCGAACACTCCCGCGACTGCGTGATGTGTCACATCGAGTGGGGCGACGACTACGACCGCCTCTCCGCCCTGCTCCCTCCGCCCAGCCATCGCGTGCTCATCGATGGCCAGCCGGCCCGCAACAGCTCCGAGGAGATGTGCTGGAGCTGCCACGACGCCTATGTCTGCGACGATCGCGACTCCTTCATGAAGAACGATCCCCACCTGAGTGGCAAGGCGCTGGGATTCAAGGCGGGTGATCTGCCGCTGGACCTGGACGGCCAGGTCTACTGCGGCACGTGTCACACACCCCATTCCCACACCATGGGCCGCAAGTACGAAATGTCCCCCTTCCTGCGCGGCAACTATCTGGGCAGCGAACTGTGCCTGAATTGCCATACCGGCCACTCGGGCGGCGGAGCCAACCATCCGCTGCACCAGCCGCTGGCGGGCGGCCGCGGCGCCGAGCTGGCTTCGGGCTTCGCGCCCCGAGACCGAGTGGAATGCCTGAGTTGCCACAACATGCACAGCGCGCACTCCACCCGGCTGGGCAGCGCGGAGAACCAGACGCCGCTCTGCGCCGCCTGCCACCAGCCCCAGCTCGGGATCGCGGCCACGCGCCACGCTACAGGCGACGGCCAGGGTGAGAGCTGCGCCGGGTGCCACGACGTGCACGCCGAAGCGGGCACCAACCTGCCCCGCGGGGACACCGTCTGCCTGCGCTGCCATTCCACCAGTCCGGGCCACGGGACCTCCGGCTGGGGCCATCCGCTGGGCGTCTCGCCCGCCGCCAGCGCCGGGTTGCCCCTGCGCCAGGGACAAGTGGGATGCGCCAGTTGTCACGACCCCCACCGCTGGTCGGCCACCGGCGAAGCCGACACGGGCCAGCCGGGCAGCCCGGCCAGCAGTTTTCTGCGTCGCCCGGACCAGGCCGAGCAGGGTCTCTGCCAGGGCTGTCATCCCAAAGAGAGCGCCATCCTGGCCTCGGACCACGGGCAGGGATCGCCGTCCTTCACGGCCATGGCCGGAGACTCCGTCTGGCGCTGCAGCAGCTGCCACGACGCCCACGGCGAGCGCGTCCTCAATGGGGTGACCTCGGGCTCGGCCCAGCTGCTGGCCCTCAGCCCGGCCACCCGGCTCTGTCTGAGCTGCCACGGCGAGAGCGACGCCGGCCTGGCCGGCGCCACCGGCGTGGGCGCCTTCAGCCATCCGCTGGGGCTGGGCGTCGGCGCACTGCGCCCGGCCTGGCTGCCGCGCAACGAGACCGACCTGATCGGTTGCGAGACCTGCCACGATCCCCACCAGTGGAGCCCCGTCGGGGAAGCCTGGTCCGCCGGGATCGACGGCGGCGACCAGTCCAGCTTCCTGCGCAGCGATAACCACGCGGGTGCGCTCTGCCTGGATTGTCACACGGACAAGACGCCGCTGCTGGGCAGCTTGCACGATCGCCGCGGACAGCCCGGGGCTTCGCCCAACGCCTGCGCCGCGTGTCATAGCCCGCACCAGGCGGCCACCCCGGCCCTGCTGAGCCGGGCCGTGGCGGGGAATCCGGCGGCCCTGCTGGCGGAATCCGACTGGCCGGCGGACAGCCGGGAACACAACTTGACCAATTGGAGCCCGGGCGCCAGCGGCTGCCTGGCCTGTCACCACGACTCGGATTCCGGGCAGCGCGTGCCCGGCGCCTGGTTCCATCCATCCTGGGACAAGGGTCCCCTGCCGGCCCTGGTGCCCGAGAACCACCGCGACCTGCACATCGACTGCCGCAGCTGCCACGACCCGCACCAGCCCTGGCGGCCGGACGACGCCCACGGCCGCGCGCAGTTCCTCACGGCCCAGAGCCGCGAGACCCTCTGCTCCACGTGTCACGGCGACGAGGCTCTCTGGCGCTACAACTACTACCACGATCCCGACCGGCGCCGCCCGTGA
- a CDS encoding NapC/NirT family cytochrome c has protein sequence MKQLWLAFLRGLAINRLSRVGVVITTSAFVSFLMFEIAMLVGVVRNAYVGLFTYLGIPALFMAGLLLIPLSWWLESRRRGQSIRAILGENFDQSLTERRTLGALAVRTLVLLSVGNVAFISLVGVRAMHYMDQSAFCGTACHSVMGPEWAVYQGSPHARVQCVHCHIGEGVGALVDAKLNGAWQLISVAFNLYERPIPTPVHNLRPARYTCEKCHWPQLFHGDRINDIVRYQEDAASTPRYTTLMMKIGSGQAGSAQGSHWHVSASNEVRYASVEGRGEVIEWVDMKQPDGSFRRYRNRTLATEAETMQDPEEHARVMDCVDCHNRATHVFEEPAKAVDLRIHQGLISRALPFVKRQALAALTGTYADEAAAMAGIEAQLKGFYQQQHAELAAARGAEIEQAVQTVREIYRRNIHHQMKVTWGSYPNHLGHDAQSGGCFRCHNRDLVDEQGRSIPDECTLCHSILANDEAEPYLYLFRPDEYAPRETREMQRYLRDEFWDYTRDPLTRDSLGSPKPAAWEGAEATAGN, from the coding sequence ATGAAGCAACTCTGGCTGGCCTTTCTGCGCGGGTTGGCGATCAACCGGCTCTCGCGCGTCGGCGTGGTCATCACCACCTCGGCTTTCGTCTCCTTCCTGATGTTCGAGATCGCCATGCTGGTCGGCGTGGTGCGCAATGCTTACGTCGGCCTGTTCACCTACCTGGGCATTCCCGCGCTCTTCATGGCCGGCCTGCTGCTGATTCCGCTGAGCTGGTGGCTGGAGTCCCGCCGGCGCGGGCAGTCCATCCGCGCCATCCTGGGCGAGAATTTCGACCAGAGCCTGACCGAGCGCCGCACGCTGGGCGCGCTGGCGGTGCGGACCCTGGTGCTGCTCTCGGTGGGCAACGTGGCCTTCATCAGTCTGGTGGGCGTGCGGGCCATGCACTACATGGACCAGTCCGCCTTCTGCGGCACGGCCTGCCACTCGGTGATGGGGCCGGAGTGGGCCGTCTACCAGGGCTCGCCCCACGCCCGCGTGCAGTGCGTGCATTGCCACATCGGCGAGGGGGTGGGCGCGCTGGTGGACGCCAAGCTCAACGGAGCCTGGCAGTTGATCTCCGTCGCCTTCAACCTCTACGAGCGGCCCATTCCCACGCCGGTCCACAATCTGCGCCCGGCCCGCTACACGTGCGAGAAGTGCCACTGGCCGCAGCTCTTCCACGGCGACCGGATCAACGACATCGTGCGCTACCAGGAGGACGCGGCCTCCACCCCGCGCTACACCACCCTGATGATGAAGATCGGTTCCGGCCAGGCCGGCAGCGCCCAGGGCAGCCATTGGCACGTGTCGGCGAGCAACGAAGTGCGCTACGCGTCCGTGGAGGGCCGGGGCGAGGTGATCGAGTGGGTGGACATGAAGCAGCCCGACGGCAGCTTCCGCCGCTACCGCAACCGGACGCTGGCGACGGAGGCGGAGACGATGCAGGACCCGGAGGAACACGCCCGGGTGATGGACTGCGTGGACTGCCACAACCGGGCCACGCACGTCTTCGAGGAGCCGGCCAAGGCCGTGGACCTGCGCATCCACCAGGGGCTGATCAGCCGGGCGCTGCCCTTCGTCAAGCGTCAGGCCCTGGCAGCCCTGACCGGCACCTACGCCGATGAGGCCGCCGCCATGGCCGGCATCGAGGCCCAGCTGAAGGGCTTCTACCAGCAGCAGCACGCGGAGCTGGCCGCGGCCCGCGGCGCGGAGATCGAGCAGGCGGTGCAGACCGTGAGGGAAATCTACCGCCGCAATATCCACCACCAGATGAAGGTAACCTGGGGCAGCTATCCCAACCACCTGGGCCACGACGCCCAGAGCGGCGGCTGCTTCCGCTGTCACAACCGCGATCTGGTGGACGAGCAGGGCCGGAGCATTCCGGACGAGTGCACGCTCTGCCACTCCATCCTGGCCAACGACGAGGCCGAGCCCTACCTCTACCTCTTCCGGCCGGATGAGTACGCCCCGCGGGAAACCCGCGAGATGCAGCGCTACCTGCGCGACGAGTTCTGGGACTACACGCGCGATCCCCTCACCCGGGACAGCCTGGGCTCTCCCAAGCCCGCGGCCTGGGAGGGCGCGGAAGCCACGGCAGGCAACTAG
- a CDS encoding valine--tRNA ligase, which yields MARLELSRTWEPGEVEARLYRSWEDSGCFQTDPSGDQPAFVINMPPPNVTGQLHMGHGLQDSVQDAFIRYKRMQGFDALWQPGKDHAGIATQNVVEKLLAQEGTNRHKLGRAAFLSRAWEWKEKYGDIITEQKRKLGDSADWQHEVFTMDPGPSLAVREVFVRLFEKGLIYQGDYIVNWCPRCHTAISDEEVDHEEKASHLWHMAYPVLDEAGQPTAEQMVVATTRPETMLGDVAVAVHPEDARYRHLVGRKLRLPLVGRELLVIADEFVDPAFGTGCVKVTPAHDPNDFEMGKRHGLTPVKILDIEGRINQNGGSYAGLDRYEARQRIVEDLEAQGLLLKIEEHANAVGQCQRCSTVVEPYLSRQWFVRMKPLADAAVAAVQAGDVRFHPKRWENVFFHWMDGIRDWCISRQLWWGHRIPVFTCAACGHVMVNREDPATCAACASPQLSQDEDVLDTWFSSWLWPFTTLGWPDLDNPRFRKYYPTHLMVTGYDIIFFWVSRMIMAGIEFTGQAPFRDIYFTGIVKDAQGRKMSKSLGNGIDPLEMVQTFGADAVRYSMIALNTEGQDIKLSVQKFEMGRNFANKIWQAFRFLHMQDWSLLDGATQLAEPCCRELADEWILSRLHSTRLKVEEAFERYRINEAQTALYEFIWGDFCDWYVELAKPRLYNEQDPAGRKAALEHGLHVFLSAMQLLSPFMPFIAEEIWRIIRVELAGFGLTPPFGEHLMRHRLPAPRPEWILPEVESEFALVQGLTTALRNIRAEQNIKPRTAISAVLGGEPARLESLKPVLHYIQDLAQAGEILLGGERPRPAAANVVDGIDVWVPLAGLIDLDVERARLQKEMQRLEGVVKSLDGKLGNAEFIARAPADVVEKERAKLDGARQDLAKLQQNLAELG from the coding sequence ATGGCCCGACTGGAACTGTCGCGCACCTGGGAACCCGGCGAGGTGGAAGCCCGCCTCTATCGAAGCTGGGAGGACTCCGGCTGCTTCCAGACCGACCCGTCCGGCGACCAACCGGCCTTCGTCATCAACATGCCGCCCCCCAACGTGACCGGCCAGTTGCACATGGGCCACGGCCTGCAGGATTCCGTGCAGGACGCCTTTATCCGCTACAAGCGCATGCAGGGCTTCGACGCGCTCTGGCAACCGGGCAAGGACCACGCCGGCATCGCCACCCAGAACGTGGTGGAGAAGCTGCTGGCCCAGGAAGGCACCAACCGGCACAAACTGGGACGCGCGGCCTTTCTGTCCCGGGCCTGGGAGTGGAAGGAGAAGTACGGCGACATCATCACCGAGCAGAAACGCAAGCTGGGTGACAGCGCTGACTGGCAGCACGAGGTCTTCACCATGGATCCCGGGCCGTCGCTGGCTGTGCGCGAAGTCTTTGTGCGCCTGTTCGAGAAGGGGCTGATCTACCAGGGCGACTACATCGTCAACTGGTGTCCGCGCTGCCACACGGCCATTTCCGACGAGGAAGTGGATCACGAGGAGAAAGCCAGCCACCTCTGGCACATGGCCTACCCGGTGCTGGACGAGGCCGGTCAGCCCACGGCGGAGCAAATGGTGGTGGCCACCACCCGGCCGGAGACCATGCTGGGCGACGTGGCCGTGGCCGTCCACCCGGAGGACGCGCGCTACCGGCATCTGGTGGGTCGCAAGCTGCGCCTGCCGCTGGTGGGCCGCGAACTGCTGGTCATCGCCGACGAGTTCGTGGACCCGGCCTTCGGCACGGGCTGCGTCAAGGTCACGCCCGCCCACGATCCCAACGACTTCGAGATGGGCAAGCGCCACGGGCTCACGCCGGTGAAGATCCTGGACATCGAGGGCCGGATCAACCAGAACGGCGGGAGCTACGCCGGCCTGGACCGCTACGAGGCCCGGCAGCGCATCGTCGAAGACCTGGAGGCCCAGGGTCTCCTGCTGAAAATCGAGGAGCACGCCAACGCCGTGGGGCAGTGCCAGCGCTGCAGCACGGTGGTGGAGCCTTACCTCTCGCGCCAGTGGTTCGTCCGGATGAAACCCCTGGCCGATGCGGCCGTGGCCGCCGTCCAGGCCGGCGACGTGCGCTTCCATCCCAAGCGCTGGGAGAACGTCTTCTTCCACTGGATGGACGGCATCCGCGACTGGTGCATCAGCCGCCAGCTCTGGTGGGGGCACCGGATCCCGGTCTTCACCTGCGCGGCCTGCGGCCACGTGATGGTCAACCGCGAGGACCCCGCGACCTGCGCGGCCTGCGCTTCGCCGCAGCTCTCCCAGGACGAGGACGTGCTGGACACCTGGTTCTCCAGCTGGCTCTGGCCCTTCACCACGTTGGGCTGGCCGGACCTGGACAACCCGCGCTTCCGCAAGTACTACCCGACCCATCTGATGGTGACGGGCTACGACATCATCTTCTTCTGGGTGAGCCGGATGATCATGGCCGGCATCGAGTTCACCGGCCAGGCGCCCTTCCGCGACATCTACTTCACGGGCATCGTCAAGGACGCCCAGGGCCGCAAGATGTCCAAGAGCCTGGGCAACGGCATCGATCCGCTGGAGATGGTCCAGACCTTCGGCGCCGACGCCGTGCGCTACAGCATGATCGCGCTGAACACCGAGGGGCAGGACATCAAGCTCTCGGTGCAGAAATTCGAGATGGGGCGCAACTTCGCCAACAAGATCTGGCAGGCCTTCCGCTTCCTGCACATGCAGGACTGGAGCCTGCTGGACGGCGCCACCCAACTGGCCGAGCCCTGCTGCCGCGAACTGGCCGACGAGTGGATCCTCAGCCGCCTGCACAGCACGCGGCTCAAGGTCGAGGAGGCCTTCGAGCGCTACCGGATCAACGAGGCCCAGACCGCGCTCTACGAATTCATCTGGGGCGACTTCTGCGACTGGTACGTGGAGCTGGCCAAGCCCCGCCTCTACAACGAGCAGGATCCCGCCGGCCGGAAGGCCGCGCTGGAGCATGGCCTGCACGTGTTCCTCTCGGCCATGCAGCTGCTCTCGCCCTTCATGCCCTTCATCGCCGAGGAGATCTGGCGGATCATCCGCGTCGAACTGGCGGGCTTCGGCCTGACGCCGCCCTTCGGCGAGCACCTGATGCGGCACCGCTTACCCGCGCCGCGGCCGGAGTGGATCCTGCCGGAGGTGGAGAGCGAGTTCGCCCTGGTGCAGGGCCTGACCACGGCGCTGCGCAACATCCGCGCCGAGCAGAACATCAAACCTCGCACGGCCATCAGCGCGGTTCTGGGCGGGGAGCCCGCGCGCCTGGAGAGCCTCAAGCCCGTGCTGCACTACATCCAGGACCTGGCCCAGGCCGGCGAGATCCTGCTGGGCGGCGAGCGGCCGCGCCCGGCGGCGGCCAACGTGGTGGACGGCATCGATGTCTGGGTGCCGCTGGCCGGTCTGATCGACCTGGACGTGGAGCGCGCGCGGCTGCAGAAGGAGATGCAGCGGCTGGAGGGCGTGGTCAAGAGCCTGGACGGCAAACTGGGCAACGCCGAGTTCATCGCCCGGGCCCCGGCGGACGTGGTGGAGAAGGAACGCGCCAAGCTTGATGGCGCGCGTCAGGACTTGGCCAAGCTGCAGCAGAACCTGGCGGAACTGGGCTGA